The DNA segment TCTTCCCGAGGGGACCGAGATGGTCATGCCCGGCGACAACATAAGCATAGACGTGGCGCTCATAACGCCGATAGCGATGGAAGAGGGCCTGAGGTTCGCGATCCGCGAGGGCGGAAGGACGGTCGGCGCGGGCGTCGTTACGAAAATAACGGAATAAAGAATTGGCGGGCCGTAAAGGACTGCGGAGGATGAGATGAGGGACATAATAACCCTGGCCTGCACCGAGTGCAAGCGCAGGAATTATTCGACTACCAAGAACAAGAAGACCACGCCCGACAGGCTTGAGCTCAAGAAGTACTGCAAGTTCTGCCAGAAGCACACCGTGCACAGGGAGACCAAGTAATTTTCGTGGCCGGGGAAATCCCGGCAGGGCCTTGCCACGCCTCCGGCCTTTTCGCCGGGGCTAACAGGTTCCAGAAGAACACAAATTTCGCTCAGGCTGCTCAAAAAGCTCCAGATGCGAGGCCCCATTAGGAACAGGGGAGCGAGGAATGAGGCGTATTTTGTATACGCCGGAGTGTCCAGCGACGAAGA comes from the Deltaproteobacteria bacterium genome and includes:
- the tuf gene encoding elongation factor Tu (EF-Tu; promotes GTP-dependent binding of aminoacyl-tRNA to the A-site of ribosomes during protein biosynthesis; when the tRNA anticodon matches the mRNA codon, GTP hydrolysis results; the inactive EF-Tu-GDP leaves the ribosome and release of GDP is promoted by elongation factor Ts; many prokaryotes have two copies of the gene encoding EF-Tu) is translated as LPEGTEMVMPGDNISIDVALITPIAMEEGLRFAIREGGRTVGAGVVTKITE
- the rpmG gene encoding 50S ribosomal protein L33 gives rise to the protein MRDIITLACTECKRRNYSTTKNKKTTPDRLELKKYCKFCQKHTVHRETK